The Leptodactylus fuscus isolate aLepFus1 chromosome 3, aLepFus1.hap2, whole genome shotgun sequence genome has a segment encoding these proteins:
- the CIMIP5 gene encoding ciliary microtubule inner protein 5, with protein sequence MGSRQIRRATSAGYRMPDRTTTKMTSVSSVSLNKTHPGTRQITSLSDREKEKQSWGDAVRKDHVWREFVEAERRGEKQWHENWSFLKEYDSLGNKKEVEQLPDKVPIFSDEVPNTTNQNIGRRINTDLGKTLVYMDFLLTSGNQKRKLGSELQPC encoded by the exons ATGGGCAGCAGACAGATCAGGAGGGCCACCTCCGCCGGGTACAGGATGCCAGATAGAACTACCACAAAAATGACGTCCGTGTCCTCCGTCTCTTTAAATAAGACGCATCCGGGGACGCGACAAATAACCTCACTGTCTGATAGGGAAAAGGAAAAGCAGTCGTGGGGAGACGCCGTCAGAAAGGACCACGTCTGGAGAGAGTTTGTAGAAGCCGAGAGACGAGGTGAAAAACAATG GCATGAAAACTGGAGTTTCCTGAAGGAATACGATTCACTG GGCAATAAGAAAGAAGTAGAGCAGTTACCTGACAAGGTGCCAATTTTTTCTGATGAGGTTCCCAATACAACCAACCAAAATATCGGAAGGAGGATAAACACAGATCTGGGTAAAACGCTGGTATATATGGATTTCCTACTAACCAGCGGAAATCAGAAGAGGAAACTAGGAAGCGAACTCCAGCCCTGCTGA